A single Phragmites australis chromosome 4, lpPhrAust1.1, whole genome shotgun sequence DNA region contains:
- the LOC133915767 gene encoding uncharacterized protein LOC133915767: MSAAEDPRRVRNTCILAHVDHGKTTLADHLVASFGDGLLHPKLAGRLRFMDYLDEEQRRAITMKSAAVALRWGRHRVSLIDSPGHIDFCSEVSSAARLSDSALILVDAVEGVHIQTHAALRQAFVERLRPCLVLNKLDRLITELHLTPAEAYAKLHRIVSDVNSIYSALRSHSYFSLLSALEDSPASSSSSPAEDLPEDIEDDDDDEDAFQPLKGNVVFACALDGWGFRPQQFADLYAKKFKVNASAFLRGLWGPRYYDKETKRVVGKKAMKSADPQPMFVEFVLKNLWKMYQLVLTEGGESKKVQEVIDNFKLGVPKRELQNKDPKVVLQSVMSRWLPLADAVMDMVVECTPDPVAAQGVRLVRLMPKREVAPEDAAGCPEVVAEAERVRRCVEACDVSYDAPVVVYVSKMFAVPYKMLPLKGVNGEPLNHNSAIESEECFMAFARVFSGVLRAGQKVFVLSPLYDPLKGDAMQKHVQEVELQYLYEMLGQGLKPVASVGAGNVVAIQGLGQHILKSATLSSTKNCWPFSSMMFQASPMLKVAIEPSNPSDLGVLVKGLKLLNRADPFVEYTVSHRGEHVLAAAGEIHLERCIKDLEERFAKVKLVVSDPLVSFKETIEGEGVGLMESLKAPQDFVERITPNGRCTVRVQVLRLPNALTKVLEESEQLLGQIIEGKTAKRDGVLDPLLSHDDGDSAATLRQRMINAIDSELEAISNRMDKEKLERYRKAWLGYLQRIWSLGPWQVGPNLLLLPDVKSSDGVITIQDGRRGILVCGRSHVSERLGFVSESDAEANNNLDNGESVANAPESLHLESMALRNSVVSGFQIATNAGPLCDEPMWGLAFIVEPYVFDDSSDTSNHSDQYNIFSGQVITAVKEACRAAVLQNKPRLVEAMYFCELTTPTEQLGATYAVLGKKRARVLKEEMQEGTSLFTVHAYLPVAESVGFSNHLRSITAGAVSALLVLSHWEAIPEDPFFIPKTQEEIEEFGDGSSIGPNLAKKLMNSVRRRKGLHVEEKVVEHGSKQRTLAKKV, from the coding sequence ATGTCGGCGGCGGAGGACCCCCGCCGCGTCCGCAACACGTGCATCCTCGCGCACGTGGATCACGGCAAGACCACCCTGGCGGACCACCTGGTGGCGTCCTTCGGGGACGGGCTCCTCCACCCGAAGCTGGCCGGCCGGCTCCGCTTCATGGACTACCTCGACGAGGAGCAGCGCCGGGCCATCACCATGAAGTCAGCAGCCGTCGCGCTCCGCTGGGGCAGGCACCGCGTCAGCCTCATCGACTCCCCCGGACACATCGACTTCTGCTCCGAGGTCTCCTCCGCAGCCCGGCTCTCCGACTCGGCGCTCATCCTCGTCGACGCCGTAGAGGGGGTGCACATCCAGACCCACGCCGCGCTGCGCCAGGCCTTCGTCGAGCGGCTCCGGCCCTGCCTGGTGCTCAACAAGCTCGACCGTCTCATCACCGAGCTCCACCTCACCCCCGCCGAGGCCTACGCGAAACTCCACCGCATCGTCTCGGACGTCAACTCCATCTACTCCGCGCTGCGGTCGCACTCCTACTTCTCCCTCCTCTCGGCCCTCGAGGACAGCCCCGCCTCCAGCTCCTCGTCCCCCGCCGAGGACCTCCCCGAGGACatcgaagacgacgacgacgacgaggacgcaTTCCAGCCCCTGAAGGGCAATGTCGTCTTCGCCTGCGCACTCGACGGCTGGGGCTTCCGCCCCCAACAGTTCGCCGACCTCTATGCCAAAAAGTTCAAAGTCAACGCCTCGGCCTTCCTGAGAGGATTGTGGGGCCCGAGATACTACGATAAGGAGACGAAGAGGGTTGTGGGGAAGAAAGCCATGAAGAGCGCAGACCCGCAGCCAATGTTCGTGGAGTTTGTGCTAAAGAACCTGTGGAAGATGTACCAGCTAGTGCTGACGGAGGGTGGTGAGAGTAAGAAGGTTCAGGAAGTCATTGATAATTTCAAGTTGGGGGTTCCAAAACGGGAGCTGCAGAACAAGGATCCAAAGGTGGTGCTGCAGTCTGTGATGAGCCGGTGGCTGCCACTGGCAGATGCAGTGATGGatatggtggtggagtgtacacCTGACCCCGTTGCTGCTCAAGGGGTCAGGCTTGTGAGGCTTATGCCAAAGAGGGAGGTTGCGCCAGAGGATGCTGCTGGTTGCCCTGAGGTTGTTGCCGAGGCAGAGAGGGTGAGGAGGTGTGTTGAGGCCTGTGATGTGAGTTATGATGCACCGGTGGTGGTTTACGTGTCAAAGATGTTTGCGGTGCCATATAAGATGTTGCCATTGAAGGGGGTGAATGGGGAACCGTTGAACCACAACAGTGCCATTGAGTCTGAGGAGTGTTTTATGGCGTTTGCGAGGGTCTTCAGTGGGGTCCTTCGTGCAGGGCAGAAGGTTTTTGTGCTATCGCCATTGTATGATCCGCTGAAAGGGGATGCGATGCAGAAGCATGTGCAGGAAGTGGAGCTGCAATACTTGTATGAGATGCTGGGACAGGGCCTGAAGCCAGTTGCCAGTGTGGGTGCTGGCAATGTGGTTGCGATCCAGGGCCTTGGCCAGCATATATTGAAGAGCGCTACATTGTCATCCACAAAGAATTGCTGGCCCTTTTCGAGTATGATGTTCCAGGCATCTCCAATGCTTAAGGTTGCGATTGAGCCCTCAAATCCGTCCGATTTGGGGGTTCTTGTTAAAGGGCTTAAGCTTCTTAACCGGGCAGACCCATTTGTTGAGTACACTGTTTCGCACAGAGGTGAGCAtgtccttgctgctgctggtgagATACATTTGGAGCGGTGCATAAAGGATCTGGAGGAGAGATTTGCAAAGGTCAAATTGGTGGTCTCAGACCCCCTAGTTTCCTTCAAAGAGACAATCGAAGGAGAAGGTGTTGGCTTAATGGAGAGCTTGAAGGCCCCGCAGGATTTTGTTGAGAGGATTACTCCAAACGGAAGATGCACTGTGAGAGTTCAGGTCTTGAGGCTTCCCAATGCCCTGACTAAGGTCCTTGAGGAAAGTGAACAATTGCTTGGTCAAATAATTGAGGGGAAAACAGCGAAAAGGGACGGTGTCTTGGATCCACTGCTTTCTCATGATGATGGTGATTCTGCTGCAACACTTAGGCAGCGGATGATCAATGCCATAGACAGTGAATTAGAAGCGATTTCCAATCGAATGGATAAAGAAAAACTTGAGAGGTATAGAAAGGCATGGCTTGGATACCTTCAAAGAATCTGGTCCCTAGGTCCTTGGCAGGTTGGTCCAAATCTCCTCCTCTTGCCTGATGTGAAATCAAGTGATGGTGTGATAACCATCCAAGATGGAAGGCGAGGCATTCTTGTGTGCGGTCGATCTCATGTCTCTGAGAGATTGGGGTTTGTGAGCGAATCTGATGCCGAAGCTAACAATAATCTTGACAACGGTGAATCAGTGGCAAATGCTCCTGAATCATTACATCTAGAGTCTATGGCACTAAGGAACAGCGTTGTCTCAGGATTTCAGATTGCCACAAATGCTGGGCCATTATGTGATGAACCAATGTGGGGTCTGGCGTTTATTGTTGAGCCTTACGTATTTGATGACAGCTCTGATACTTCCAATCACTCTGATCAATACAACATCTTCAGCGGTCAAGTAATCACTGCGGTTAAAGAAGCATGCCGAGCAGCTGTTCTTCAGAACAAGCCAAGGCTTGTTGAGGCCATGTACTTCTGTGAGTTGACCACACCAACAGAGCAATTAGGCGCAACATATGCAGTTCTTGGTAAGAAGCGAGCAAGGGTTCTGAAAGAAGAGATGCAAGAGGGAACTTCATTGTTCACAGTGCATGCTTACTTGCCAGTGGCTGAGAGTGTTGGATTTTCTAATCATCTTAGGAGCATAACTGCAGGTGCAGTTAGTGCTCTGCTCGTTCTTAGCCACTGGGAAGCTATTCCTGAGGACCCCTTCTTTATCCCAAAGACACAGGAGGAGATTGAAGAATTTGGAGATGGTTCAAGCATTGGGCCAAACTTGGCTAAAAAGCTTATGAATTCTGTTAGGCGAAGAAAAGGACTGCATGTTGAAGAGAAAGTTGTGGAACATGGATCAAAACAGCGGACTCTCGCTAAGAAAGTATAG